One region of Miscanthus floridulus cultivar M001 chromosome 19, ASM1932011v1, whole genome shotgun sequence genomic DNA includes:
- the LOC136528200 gene encoding uncharacterized protein isoform X1: MQHPCGALPSGRRRRGRYLPHPPRCCYLGTRCARGGDGAAGPAATAWPVSYGRGSWPPPSRARQYANLFREQAFASRSIPVHFHQLIHDAMRRASLLALLRICASAERHRVLRSQGLVQQIIDAILVLDIDDPPCAIATGALLFVLASDPVRKFISSLSQWTSINNRRTLAEAYYQQVARSRGGGGRIKGEGVARRTESCYLGCEM, translated from the exons ATGCAGCATCCATGTGGGGCGCTGCCGTCGGGGCGCCGCCGCCGGGGGCGCTACCTACCCCACCCTCCGCGCTGTTGCTATCTCGGGACCCGATGCgctcgcggcggcgacggcgccgcTGGCCCTGCCGCAACCGCTTGGCCGGTATCCTATGGGCGAGGTTCATGGCCACCACCTTCACGCGCAC GTCAATATGCAAATTTATTCAGGGAACAGGCCTTTGCTTCTAGGAGTATTCCAGTACACTTTCATCAGCTGATCCACGATGCT ATGCGGCGGGCCAGCCTGCTCGCGTTGCTCCGAATCTGTGCCTCCGCCGAGCGCCACCGCGTGCTCCGGTCCCAAGG ATTGGTACAACAAATTATCGATGCTATTTTGGTTCTGGACATTGATGATCCTCCCTGCGCTATTGCTACAGGAGCTCTTTTATTTGTTTTGGCAAGTGAT CCTGTTCGTAAATTCATTAGCAGCTTATCTCAGTGGACGTCAATCAATAACAGAAGGACCCTAGCAGAAGCATATTACCAACAGGTAGCAA GAAGCCGAGGTGGTGGCGGCCGCATCAAAGGAGAAGGTGTAGCAAGACGAACCGAAAG CTGCTATCTCGGATGTGAAATGTGA
- the LOC136528200 gene encoding uncharacterized protein isoform X4, whose translation MLAPLGQYANLFREQAFASRSIPVHFHQLIHDAMRRASLLALLRICASAERHRVLRSQGLVQQIIDAILVLDIDDPPCAIATGALLFVLASDPVRKFISSLSQWTSINNRRTLAEAYYQQVARSRGGGGRIKGEGVARRTESCYLGCEM comes from the exons ATGTTGGCACCATTGG GTCAATATGCAAATTTATTCAGGGAACAGGCCTTTGCTTCTAGGAGTATTCCAGTACACTTTCATCAGCTGATCCACGATGCT ATGCGGCGGGCCAGCCTGCTCGCGTTGCTCCGAATCTGTGCCTCCGCCGAGCGCCACCGCGTGCTCCGGTCCCAAGG ATTGGTACAACAAATTATCGATGCTATTTTGGTTCTGGACATTGATGATCCTCCCTGCGCTATTGCTACAGGAGCTCTTTTATTTGTTTTGGCAAGTGAT CCTGTTCGTAAATTCATTAGCAGCTTATCTCAGTGGACGTCAATCAATAACAGAAGGACCCTAGCAGAAGCATATTACCAACAGGTAGCAA GAAGCCGAGGTGGTGGCGGCCGCATCAAAGGAGAAGGTGTAGCAAGACGAACCGAAAG CTGCTATCTCGGATGTGAAATGTGA
- the LOC136528200 gene encoding uncharacterized protein isoform X3, with the protein MQHPCGALPSGRRRRGRYLPHPPRCCYLGTRCARGGDGAAGPAATAWPVSYGRGSWPPPSRARQYANLFREQAFASRSIPVHFHQLIHDAMRRASLLALLRICASAERHRVLRSQGLVQQIIDAILVLDIDDPPCAIATGALLFVLASDRFRFSLVMQSPPSTC; encoded by the exons ATGCAGCATCCATGTGGGGCGCTGCCGTCGGGGCGCCGCCGCCGGGGGCGCTACCTACCCCACCCTCCGCGCTGTTGCTATCTCGGGACCCGATGCgctcgcggcggcgacggcgccgcTGGCCCTGCCGCAACCGCTTGGCCGGTATCCTATGGGCGAGGTTCATGGCCACCACCTTCACGCGCAC GTCAATATGCAAATTTATTCAGGGAACAGGCCTTTGCTTCTAGGAGTATTCCAGTACACTTTCATCAGCTGATCCACGATGCT ATGCGGCGGGCCAGCCTGCTCGCGTTGCTCCGAATCTGTGCCTCCGCCGAGCGCCACCGCGTGCTCCGGTCCCAAGG ATTGGTACAACAAATTATCGATGCTATTTTGGTTCTGGACATTGATGATCCTCCCTGCGCTATTGCTACAGGAGCTCTTTTATTTGTTTTGGCAAGTGAT CGTTTCAGGTTCAGTTTAGTAATGCAGTCTCCTCCTTCAACTTGTTAG
- the LOC136528200 gene encoding uncharacterized protein isoform X2, with translation MQHPCGALPSGRRRRGRYLPHPPRCCYLGTRCARGGDGAAGPAATAWPVSYGRGSWPPPSRARQYANLFREQAFASRSIPVHFHQLIHDARMRRASLLTLLGICASARCGGPACSRCSESVPPPSATACSGPKDWYNKLSMLFWFWTLMILPALLLQELFYLFWQVIVSGSV, from the exons ATGCAGCATCCATGTGGGGCGCTGCCGTCGGGGCGCCGCCGCCGGGGGCGCTACCTACCCCACCCTCCGCGCTGTTGCTATCTCGGGACCCGATGCgctcgcggcggcgacggcgccgcTGGCCCTGCCGCAACCGCTTGGCCGGTATCCTATGGGCGAGGTTCATGGCCACCACCTTCACGCGCAC GTCAATATGCAAATTTATTCAGGGAACAGGCCTTTGCTTCTAGGAGTATTCCAGTACACTTTCATCAGCTGATCCACGATGCT CGGATGCGACGGGCCAGCCTGCTCACGTTGCTCGGGATCTGCGCCTCCGC CAGATGCGGCGGGCCAGCCTGCTCGCGTTGCTCCGAATCTGTGCCTCCGCCGAGCGCCACCGCGTGCTCCGGTCCCAAGG ATTGGTACAACAAATTATCGATGCTATTTTGGTTCTGGACATTGATGATCCTCCCTGCGCTATTGCTACAGGAGCTCTTTTATTTGTTTTGGCAAGTGAT CGTTTCAGGTTCAGTTTAG